CTTCTTTGATAATGGTCAGAATCTCTTCCTGGCTGTGCTTGTCACCTATGCCTCGAAGCGAAGGTCCAGTTGCGCCCTTCATATCAGCCGCATGGCAGCCAATACATCCGGCCTTCTTGTACGTTTCCATTGCAGGATCATCCTGTTCCACGATCGCAACTTCTTCTTGCTGTCCAGGTGCATTGGAAACGGGTGGGAGCCCCTGTTCACGCCTCTCCAGCGCTTCTTCTTCACGTTGAATATGTTCAGGCTTCTGTCCACTTGCTTCCAACTCATGCTCGTAGTGCGTCCACGCTACATTTGTCAGGTAGAATACAGAAATGACCGACAAAATCATCAGTGATGAAGCAATTGGGCGTTTATAGAAACGCCGCTCCTTGCCTGTGTCCAGGAATGGTGCCAGCAGCAAAGCTCCAAAAGCGACTCCGCTGACCCCCAGTACCCCGAGCAGAACGTAATCGCCCGATGCGTATGGATACTTCAAGTACTGATACAGAAAAAGGAAGTACCAGTCCGGCATAGGAATTACGGATGCGCTCGGATTGGCCGGATAGCCTAAAGGTGCAGGTTCTGAGATCGTGAGAACCAGAATCCCCACCAATACAACGACACCAACCATCCATTCTTTCAGCAGGAAGTTGGGGATAAAGGCTTCTGATTTGCCGGGATACGCCGTGTAATCCGGCGGGGTAATAAATCCCGCCCCTTTACGGACCCGTGAATCACCGACAAAGATAACCTTTTCCTCATCATCCTTCTTATGTCCGTGAGCCATTGCGATTCCTCCCTTCTCAGTTTATAGTGGTCCCGAAATGCCCTGTCTGCGGA
This Paenibacillus xylanexedens DNA region includes the following protein-coding sequences:
- a CDS encoding menaquinol-cytochrome c reductase cytochrome b/c subunit, producing the protein MAHGHKKDDEEKVIFVGDSRVRKGAGFITPPDYTAYPGKSEAFIPNFLLKEWMVGVVVLVGILVLTISEPAPLGYPANPSASVIPMPDWYFLFLYQYLKYPYASGDYVLLGVLGVSGVAFGALLLAPFLDTGKERRFYKRPIASSLMILSVISVFYLTNVAWTHYEHELEASGQKPEHIQREEEALERREQGLPPVSNAPGQQEEVAIVEQDDPAMETYKKAGCIGCHAADMKGATGPSLRGIGDKHSQEEILTIIKEGYNEMQPQYNNAIAQGVTDEEITHLTEWLAKQKAEQ